One segment of Neodiprion fabricii isolate iyNeoFabr1 chromosome 1, iyNeoFabr1.1, whole genome shotgun sequence DNA contains the following:
- the LOC124184968 gene encoding uncharacterized protein LOC124184968 has product MSEIVISECTSTTKSPNELTPIANSSVRDRWWSPAIRKVTQKSYICDLYVKMRKRLNKVNRVSRSFLPPAKIQIEVDDDPGGVITESYVKKFSLIKSIFDVRDNDNLEDKPNVHEINAWAVRLDAEAAHSTLLDTTEDVKNAQHQESETTMKYAF; this is encoded by the exons ATGTCGGAGATTGTTATCTCCGAGTGTACGAGCACGACAAAATCCCCGAATGAGTTGACTCCGATCGCAAATTCGTCGGTACGTGATCGCTGGTGGTCGCCAGCGATTAGAAAAGTGACCCAAAAAAGCTACATCTGTGATCTGTACGTGAAGATGCGCAAGCGTCTGAACAAAGTTAACCGCGTGTCGAGGTCCTTTCTACCACCGGCAAAGATCCAAATCGAGGTGGACGATGATCCGGGCGGGGTGATCACGGAATcgtacgtgaaaaaattttccctcatcaagtcaattttcgacgttagAGACAACGACAATCTCGAGGATAAGCCGAACGTTCACGAAATCAACGCCTGGGCTGTTAGGCTCGATGCTGAAGCTG CTCACTCAACCCTCTTGGATACGACAGAGGACGTGAAAAATGCACAGCACCAAGAATCGGAAACAACGATGAAATATGCATTTTGA